In Zingiber officinale cultivar Zhangliang chromosome 8B, Zo_v1.1, whole genome shotgun sequence, a single genomic region encodes these proteins:
- the LOC122014241 gene encoding uncharacterized protein LOC122014241 isoform X2 yields the protein MSIKQKVFLRSEGELAVFLLPFLLLSSFIYCYARSRRGGGGIGMEKNTPVRKSHTSTSDLLTWSETPALAADQSVSATRRTLKPVGGISPVMFGAQLSLEEAESVNMRPCSSSKMREMTGSRIFAADNENEVIESSNAVPNPNNKTSVRICQQAVNAISQISFNTEEKVSPKKPTSISEVAKQRELSGTVESELDAKVKKQLSEAKSKELSGNDIFGPPPEVPARPLAARNLELRGNLDFTLPQPRNMHTSVKVSNPAGGPSHITFSEESDTKTTKKIHTQKFQELTGNDIFKEDAAAGSTEKTLSEAKLKEMSGSDIFADGKAASRDYFGGVRKPPGGESSIALV from the exons ATGTCTATAAAACAAAAGGTTTTCTTAAGAAGTGAAGGCGAGCTCGCTGTCTtcctccttccctttcttcttctttcaagtTTCATTTACTGCTACGCTCGAtcgagaagaggaggtggaggaatCGGAATGGAAAAGAACACGCCGGTGAGGAAGTCGCACACttcaacttccgaccttcttaCGTGGTCGGAGACGCCTGCGCTGGCGGCCGATCAATCGGTGTCGGCTACCCGCCGTACCTTGAAG CCGGTGGGAGGGATCAGCCCGGTGATGTTCGGGGCGCAGTTGTCCTTAGAGGAGGCGGAGAGCGTGAACATGAG ACCCTGTTCCAGCTCAAAAATGCGAGAAATGACTGGTAGTCGTATATTTGCAGCGGACAATGAGAATGAGGTGATAGAATCTAGTAATGCCGTCCCAAATCCTAATAATAAAACCAGTGTTCGAATCTGTCAG cAAGCAGTTAATGCAATTAGCCAAATCTCATTTAACACCGAAGAGAAAGTTTCTCCAAAGAAGCCAACGTCAATTTCTGAAGTTGCAAAGCAACGAGAGCTTAGTGGAACCGTTGAGAGTGAATTAGATGCTAAAGTCAAGAAGCAGCTCTCTGAAGCAAAGTCCAAAGAACTTAGTGGGAACGACATCTTTGGTCCTCCTCCTGAGGTTCCAGCCAGGCCTTTAGCTGCAAGGAATCTGGAGCTCAGAGGGAACTTGGATTTCACCCTTCCGCAGCCTCGAAACATGCATACATCAGTTAAAGTATCGAAC CCAGCTGGTGGTCCTAGTCATATCACATTCAGTGAGGAAAGTGATACCAAGACAACCAAGAAGATACACACGCAAAAGTTTCAAGAGTTGACGGGCAATGACATATTCAAAGAAGATGCAGCCGCAGGTTCAACCGAGAAGACACTCAGCGAGGCAAAGCTGAAAGAGATGAGCGGCAGTGACATCTTCGCTGACGGAAAAGCTGCTTCACGAGACTACTTTGGTGGAGTCCGCAAGCCGCCTGGCGGTGAGAGCAGCATTGCTCTGGTTTAA
- the LOC122014241 gene encoding uncharacterized protein LOC122014241 isoform X1 has translation MSIKQKVFLRSEGELAVFLLPFLLLSSFIYCYARSRRGGGGIGMEKNTPVRKSHTSTSDLLTWSETPALAADQSVSATRRTLKPVGGISPVMFGAQLSLEEAESVNMRRPCSSSKMREMTGSRIFAADNENEVIESSNAVPNPNNKTSVRICQQAVNAISQISFNTEEKVSPKKPTSISEVAKQRELSGTVESELDAKVKKQLSEAKSKELSGNDIFGPPPEVPARPLAARNLELRGNLDFTLPQPRNMHTSVKVSNPAGGPSHITFSEESDTKTTKKIHTQKFQELTGNDIFKEDAAAGSTEKTLSEAKLKEMSGSDIFADGKAASRDYFGGVRKPPGGESSIALV, from the exons ATGTCTATAAAACAAAAGGTTTTCTTAAGAAGTGAAGGCGAGCTCGCTGTCTtcctccttccctttcttcttctttcaagtTTCATTTACTGCTACGCTCGAtcgagaagaggaggtggaggaatCGGAATGGAAAAGAACACGCCGGTGAGGAAGTCGCACACttcaacttccgaccttcttaCGTGGTCGGAGACGCCTGCGCTGGCGGCCGATCAATCGGTGTCGGCTACCCGCCGTACCTTGAAG CCGGTGGGAGGGATCAGCCCGGTGATGTTCGGGGCGCAGTTGTCCTTAGAGGAGGCGGAGAGCGTGAACATGAG GAGACCCTGTTCCAGCTCAAAAATGCGAGAAATGACTGGTAGTCGTATATTTGCAGCGGACAATGAGAATGAGGTGATAGAATCTAGTAATGCCGTCCCAAATCCTAATAATAAAACCAGTGTTCGAATCTGTCAG cAAGCAGTTAATGCAATTAGCCAAATCTCATTTAACACCGAAGAGAAAGTTTCTCCAAAGAAGCCAACGTCAATTTCTGAAGTTGCAAAGCAACGAGAGCTTAGTGGAACCGTTGAGAGTGAATTAGATGCTAAAGTCAAGAAGCAGCTCTCTGAAGCAAAGTCCAAAGAACTTAGTGGGAACGACATCTTTGGTCCTCCTCCTGAGGTTCCAGCCAGGCCTTTAGCTGCAAGGAATCTGGAGCTCAGAGGGAACTTGGATTTCACCCTTCCGCAGCCTCGAAACATGCATACATCAGTTAAAGTATCGAAC CCAGCTGGTGGTCCTAGTCATATCACATTCAGTGAGGAAAGTGATACCAAGACAACCAAGAAGATACACACGCAAAAGTTTCAAGAGTTGACGGGCAATGACATATTCAAAGAAGATGCAGCCGCAGGTTCAACCGAGAAGACACTCAGCGAGGCAAAGCTGAAAGAGATGAGCGGCAGTGACATCTTCGCTGACGGAAAAGCTGCTTCACGAGACTACTTTGGTGGAGTCCGCAAGCCGCCTGGCGGTGAGAGCAGCATTGCTCTGGTTTAA